One Desulfuromonadales bacterium genomic window carries:
- a CDS encoding EamA family transporter, which translates to MKTEIDMSVPAAYLGVILIWTTTPLAIKWSGEGTHFLFGLLGRMAIGAVLCLALALLLRVPLPRHRRALHIYLASGLGIWGGMSCVYWGARFIPSGWIAVIFGLTPVITGALATFVLRERGLTPPRLAGMALSLIGLATIFGRGASLGPQAFWGIAAIVL; encoded by the coding sequence ATGAAAACGGAAATTGACATGTCGGTGCCGGCAGCCTACCTCGGCGTCATCCTCATCTGGACCACCACCCCGCTCGCCATCAAGTGGAGCGGGGAGGGGACCCACTTCCTTTTCGGTCTGCTCGGCCGGATGGCGATCGGCGCCGTTCTCTGTCTGGCGCTGGCGCTGCTGTTGCGTGTGCCTTTGCCTCGCCACCGCAGAGCGTTGCACATCTATCTGGCGAGCGGGCTGGGGATCTGGGGCGGGATGAGCTGTGTCTACTGGGGCGCCCGCTTCATCCCCTCGGGGTGGATCGCCGTGATCTTCGGGCTCACGCCGGTCATCACCGGGGCACTGGCGACCTTCGTCCTGCGCGAGCGGGGGCTGACCCCGCCCCGGCTGGCGGGTATGGCTCTGAGTCTGATCGGCCTTGCGACCATCTTCGGTCGGGGCGCGAGCCTCGGGCCGCAGGCCTTCTGGGGGATCGCAGCCATCGTCCTCG